One window of the Megalops cyprinoides isolate fMegCyp1 chromosome 2, fMegCyp1.pri, whole genome shotgun sequence genome contains the following:
- the c2h19orf25 gene encoding UPF0449 protein C19orf25 homolog — protein MKTSMGSKNKKRVILPSRPDPPSVEQILEDINRAFPNDPVFSILQDGIQDVKAGSTDSEVESRYLQSRRYLELNEKLQEARGQLARQREELRAAGEELQHSVAEVKGRAL, from the exons ATGAAGACAAGTATGGGgtctaaaaacaaaaagagagtGATCCTTCCATCCCGACCAGACCCGCCGTCCGTTGAGCAGATTCTCGAAGACATCAACAGAGCTTTTCCGAATGATCCGGTCTTCAGCATCCTGCAGGATGGCATCCAAG ATGTGAAAGCGGGGTCGACGGACAGCGAGGTAGAAAGCCGGTATCTGCAGAGCCGACGGTACCTGGAGCTGAACGAGAAGCTTCAGGAGGCGCGTGGCCAGCTGGCGCggcagagggaggagctgaGGGCCGCGGGAGAGGAGCTGCAGCACAGTGTCGCAGAGGTCAAGGGGAGAGCGCTTTGA